A segment of the Xenorhabdus bovienii SS-2004 genome:
TTTGTCTTTCATACAAATTGCCCCGGCTGAATATTGAATAAATCCAACCTTATGCGGGTCAACTGTAATCGAATCGACATATCGCAATGCCTTGAAGCTCTGGTAAACCTCAGGTTTTGGCCAACTGATATTTTCAGGTATGATGCCTAGCGTGTGATGATAGTTAACCAGATCATCATATTCCATAAATTCACCTTGCTCATTGAGAAGCATAGAACAGGCGTATCCCGCATAAGCAGCATCAACATGGATATAGAATGATTCACCATAACGTTCTTCACATTCCTGCCGCAATGCAATCACTTCATCAATCCGATCAATGGCACCGACTTCAGTCGTACCGACTACACCAATCATCGCCAAAATAGGCTCACCCTTCTCGATTAAATCAAAGGTGATTTCACGCATTTTGCCAATATCGGTTTGATAGTGTTCATTCACAGGCAATGGGATAATATTTTCCTGACCGATCCCCAAAATATCTGCTGCTTTCATCCAGGAATAATGTTTGGATTGTGGTACGAGTAGTTTACCTAAAATTTCAGTTTTACTCCCTGTACCACGACATGTCATATTACGTATTTCATCGAAAATTCCACGTCTTTGTAATTCGCTGATTAAATCGAGCACTTCAGCTGTTGGCATATTCATTAATTGTTTTTGTGACTTATGACTAACCAACTCTTTTGTCTCAGGATGTTGGGATACAGCAAAAGGCAATGTTTTTAAGTTCCTGGCAACCCACAAACCTTCATAGTTAGCAACAGTCCCACCGGAAGTGATATGCCCCCATGCGCGCTGGGGGTCATAACCAAGCATCCGGCAGAGATCTAACCCGGATTCAAGTTCCAGTTCTGTTGTTGTGGGTGATACTTCGTAGGTACAATTGTTGGGGTTGTACATCATTGCCATTACATAGGCGAGATTGGAAACCATCAAAGTGTCACTGTTAATGTGGCCTAGATAACGGGGGGAGAAGAAAGGAATCGAAGTGTTTTTTAGTTTTGCTGATAGTTGATTCAATATTCCTTCTGTCCGATAGAGAGTTTCTCTGTAATTATGCTCATAACGATCAACGGATGTAACCAAGGTAGCATCTTCTGGGTGAAATCCTGAACGCCAGTGCATGTGTTCGCTGACTGCATAGTCCATCATTTCTCTGAAAAAAACTGCATTTTCTGATTTTGGGCCTAGAAACAACGCATCTACATTTAAGTTGGTATAAAGAGGCTTAGTCATAATCACGATACCTTTTTGCTGGTTCTTAGTGTTTTATAATATTTTTCAATTTATGCGTTTATAAATTTGTTAATGTTATAATTTTTGTTTCATACGTTAATGGCGCACCTCTTGTGACAAAAGGAAAAATAACAATAACTAATTGAAATTAAATTATTTAATTCTTAATGAGTGTGCTGAAAATTTTCATTAACACATATCAAATTAATCTATTTTAATCGATATAAAACATACTTTTTAAAATATTAATCATAAGTTAATAAATAGTTTCAAATTTGTGCGCTACAACAAATAAATGTGCGGAATGCGGAGTGATATGAATATGGAAAGGTTTCATTTCGAGACTATGAATGTGAGCATGTTTTACCTAACAAAAAACGTGACGCCGTCACTAACTGTGTTATGTAGAACAGGGGGAAGTGGAAAGTTACCCAATCAAGGTAGAATGGCGGTTACATTTTTGCGTGATGATTTATACAGTTATTAATAAGAGAATCTAGCTCTTATCAGAGCGTTTTAAATATGTTAAATTGACGTATATCAATCACTTCTAATGAGCACTCCCTATGATCCCGGAAAAACGTATTATTCGTCGGATTCAATCTGGTGGTTGTGCAATCCACTGTCAGAATTGCAGCATTAGCCAGCTATGCATTCCTTTCACCTTAAATGAACATGAACTCGATCAGCTTGATAATATTATTGAACGTAAAAAACCAATCCAGAAAGGGCAAACTTTGTTTAAGGCTGGTGATGCATTAAAATCACTCTATGCTATCCGTTCTGGGACTATCAAAAGTTATACGATCACTGAAGAAGGCGATGAGCAGATTACCGGTTTTCACCTTGCTGGCGATTTAGTAGGGTTTGATGCAATCATAAATACTGAGCATCCCAGTTTTGCCCAAGCATTGGAAACTTCCATGGTGTGTGAAATTCCATTTGAAACACTGGATGATCTTTCCGGTAAGATGCCAAATCTCCGCCAGCAGATGATGCGCTTGATGAGCGGCGAAATAAAAGGCGATCAGGAAATGATCCTCCTGCTATCCAAAAAGAATGCGGAAGAAAGGCTTGCAGCATTTATCTATAACCTGTCAAGCCGTTTTGCGCAGCGTGGTTTTTCTCCTCGCGAGTTCCGTTTGACCATGACACGGGGCGATATCGGTAATTATCTTGGTCTGACTGTTGAAACAATTAGCCGCCTGCTTGGCCGTTTCCAGAAAAATGGCATTTTAGGTGTTAAAGGTAAGTACATTGCGGTCGAAAATATGGAGAAACTGACGGAATTGGCAGGAAAAGCCCCTGCTTGCGTGTCCTAAAGTTTTCTTAAATTTTAAGCCGGATCGCTATATTTTGCTGATCTGGCTTTCTTTTACCCTGTTATAGTTGGTCATATTGGTTTATCTTCTTACAAAGATATATCCAGCCTCTGTGAGGAATTAAATATGGCAAACTACCAAAACCTCTTAGTTGCAATTGACCCAAATCAGGATGATCAGCCGGCATTAAGACGCGCAGTATATATCGTGCAACGTAATGGTGGCCGGATTAAAGCATTTTTACCCATTTATGACCTCTCATATGAAATGACCACCTTACTTTCTCCAGAAGAAAGAAATGCCATGCGTAAAGGTGTCATTGGCCAAAGAATTGCTTGGATAAAAAAGCAGGCACACTACTATCTTGAATCAGGTATTGACATTGAAATCAAGGTAGTTTGGCATGGCCACCCTTATGAAGCCATTATCCAGGAAGTCATCACAGGAAAGCATGATTTATTATTGAAAATGGCACATCAGCATTCTTTATTGGAATCCATGATTTTTACGCCGCTGGACTGGCATCTATTACGTAAATGCCCTTGTCCTGTCTGGATGGTTAAAGATCAGGCCTGGCCAGAAAAAGATTCTGCCGTTGTTGCGGTTAATTTATCGAATGAAGAATCTTACCATACTGCACTAAATCTGAAATTGGTGAAAGAAACGCAAGATCTCGCTAACCGAATTGTAAAAGAACCTCTGATTCATCTTGTCAGCGCTTATCCTACCGCGCCTTTAAATATTGCAATGGAATTGCCTGATTTTAATCCTAGTGTATATAATCAGGCATTACGTGGGCAGCATTTGGTTGCAATGAAAGAGTTGCGGCAAAAATTCTATATTGATGAACAACAGACTCATGTTCACGAGGGACTACCTGAAAAAGTCATTCCTGAAATTTGTGATGAATTGAATACGGGGGTGGTTGTTCTGGGCATTCTTGGGCGAACTGGGTTATCCGCTGCATTTCTTGGTAATACGGCTGAACATGTCATCGATAAGCTTAAATGTGACCTGCTGGCAATTAAACCAGATGGTTTTGTTTGCCCGATTAGTGTGGATGAAGAGTAACTGATTGTTTTTTTTCTGAGCAGCTCTATTCTCTGATTTTCTAAAAGCCAGCTCCTTTATGAGACTGGTTTTTTTCTGCCTGTAAAACATGGAGTATAAATAATAAAACTTATTACGGGTTTAATTTCAAAATATCTTATCTTCCATGTTAAAAATTCAAATTTTTGGCTGCATTTTTTAAACGCTCATCGCCTCGTCGATCATATTTCTGGGTAGTAGTGATACTTGAATGACCCATTGCATCTTTCACTGTTACAATATCCTCCCCATTGTCCAGCATGGCTGATGCGAATGTTCTACGCAGATCATGAGGAGCAAATTTTTCCAGTCCACTCTCAATTCTACGTGTTTCCAGTATGTGATAGATTGCCTGATCTGACAGACGGTTATCTGTTACATCATCATCACGACGGATACGGGTAAACAATGGCCCGGCATAATCACCCCGGATTTCATCTATCCAACGGTTCAAACGTTCCCACGTTCCTTCAGGCATATAGGATAAACGTTCTTTGTTTCCTTTTCCCATGACTCTCAATGCTTGTTCACGACGAATAACATGTTTCAAATCCAACGAGATAATTTCTGACCGACGGAGTCCGCAACCGACAAGTACACCAATGATGGCTGCATCACGTAAGCCTTTTGTGCTGAAATCATTTTCACAAGTAAAAAATAACGTTTTGATTTCATAACGGTCGAGCGCTCTTCCTTTCGGCAACCGATTCCCCCTGACAGAACGCACTTGTTTGATATGTTGAAAACTGTCGGTATCGATTTGCTTCATTGTCCAAGCTTCCAGCGCCACGCCTTTTAACGCAGCAAGGTAGGTATTGATCGTCGCTGGAGCTTTGCCGGAATCGGAGAGCATTTCCATGATAGCTTGCACATGATGGCGACGTAGTGCATTCCAAGTACAGTCCTGTACATTTTGATACCCAAGCATTTTTGCCACAATATTAAGAAACGATTTCATAGTCTGGCGACTTCGCTTTGAGCCAAGACTAACAAGATATGCAATCGCGGGATTGTTATGTATCTGCTGGCCAGATACAGACAATGGCATGATCATGCTCTGCTTTTGTTGATTACCTGAAATGACCATCCATGATTTTGTGTCTTCATCACTTCCATCGTTATATTCATCTGGGTTTTGGTGGTTCAAAATTTCCTCCTTGTTGCTGATTTCAATGTCTTCCGTTCAAACAAGCTCAAATCGAATTTTTACAAAACAAGCGTGTCGGATAATGGAACTTATCTTATTAGCCCTATTTTTGAGCATAATTATGATTTCGCTATGTAAAAAATGTGGCTCATTACCAATACAATCCTATTGTAGAAAAGCTACTTTTTCAAATGTATATTTTAATAAGTAGGATATTTATTGAGCATTTATTGGTGTTTTTTAGTTGCTTGGTAACAATAACGTCTGTAGTTTGCGTTTGAAACGGCGGTTTTCAACGAGGTAATGCGATAAGTAAGATAGGTTTTCAACCTGATATTGTGTTGTTTTTCGGTAACTCGAACTCCTGTCTGGATCGTCCTGTATTGAAGCAAGTTTCATTTAGCCCGGATTAATTTGTATATTTCATTAAAAAAGCTTCATGCCACAACATGAAGCTCTCTAATATCAAATTATTATTTTACAAAACTACAGTGCACGGAGGATCGCTTCGACACTGGCTTTTGCATCACCGAATAGCATCTGGGTATTTTCTTTAAAGAATAACGGGTTTTGTACTCCCGCATATCCTGTATTCATGGAGCGTTTAAAGACAATCACGTTTTGTGCTTTCCAAACTTCCAGTACAGGCATTCCAGCAATCGGACTGTGTGGATCTTCTTGAGCTGCTGGGTTTACTGTGTCATTGGCTCCGATAACCAGAACGGTATCTGTCTCAGTAAAATCATTATTGATTTCATCCATTTCCAAGACAATATCGTAAGAAACTTTGGCTTCAGCAAGCAACACGTTCATGTGACCCGGTAAACGTCCCGCAACAGGATGGATGCCAAAGCGAACTTTAACGCCCTTCTCACGCAATTTTGCGGTGATGTCATGTACCGGATATTGCGCTTGAGCAACGGCCATACCATAGCCAGGCGTAATAATAACTGAAGTGGAATTTTTCAGCAGTTCAGCAACGTCTTCCGCATTTGTTTCGCGGTATTCGCCCATCTCTTGTTCATCCCCCGTTGAAGTACCATCAGTACCAAAACCACCGGCGATAACGCTAATAAAAGAACGGTTCATCGCTTTACACATAATATAAGAAAGGATTGCACCAGAAGAACCTACTAAAGCACCGGTCACAATCAGCAAGTCATTGCTTAACAGGAAACCAGCGGCCGCGGCTGCCCAGCCTGAGTATGAGTTCAGCATGGAAACAACGACAGGCATATCTGCCCCTCCGATTGACGCGACTAAGTGCCAACCGAAAGCAAGTGCGATAGCAGTCATCACTAGCATAGTGAAAACTTGCAAACCAACACTTTGAGTTTTTATAAAGATAACTATCAGTACAAAGGAAACAATCAACGCGGCCAAATTGAGTTTATGGCGGTGGGGTAACATCAGCGGTTTGGATGAAATTTTGCCGCGCAATTTACCGAATGCCACAATTGAGCCAGTAAAGGTGACTGAACCAATGAAGATCCCCAAGAAAACTTCTGTCAGGTGAATGTTTTCCATAATGGGAGTAGCAAAAATATCATGAGTAATAAAGCTGTTGAACCCGACCAAAACCGCTGCCAGACCGACAAAGCTGTGCAAGATGGCGATCAATTCAGGCATTTCGGTCATTTCCACTTTTTTGGCCAAGCGAATACCAATGACGGCACCGATGATCATCGCCAAAATAATCCAACCTACTTTGCCAGCATCGGGTCCTAAAATAGTGGCAATCAGCGCAATTGCCATACCGGCTATGCCAAAGATATTACCTCGCCTCGAACTTTCATGGCGGGAAAGGCCGGCAAGGCTGAAAATAAATAAAATGGCAGCAACAATATATGCCGCTGTAACTACTCCGTTCGACATAAGTTACCCCTTACCCTTTACGAAACATTTTCAGCATACGTTGGGTGACTGTGAAACCACCAAAAATATTGATGCTGGCAATCAAAACCGCGATGAATGAGAAAAAACTCACCCATCCACCTTCACCAATTTGTAAGACTGCCCCAACGACAATGATCCCTGAAATAGCATTAGTGACCGACATCAGGGGTGTGTGCAATGAATGGCTAACGTTCCAGACGACGTAATAACCAACCACGCAAGACAAAGCAAATACGGTAAAGTGAGACAGAAACTCCTTCGGTGCAACGTTTGCCAACCAGCCGAACAGAATAATGGCAAGAGCAAACAGACCATATTTCAACCATGGAGACCTCGGATTTTTTGCTGGTTTATCTTCTTTCTTCTTCAGCGTCGTAGGTTTGGTGGGTGGAGCGGAAACTTGAATAGGAGGGGCTGGCCATGTAACTTCTCCCTCTTTAATTACGGTAATGCCACGTACAACGATATCTTCAAAATCGATAGTGATTTCGCCATTTTTCTCTTTGCACAATA
Coding sequences within it:
- a CDS encoding tyrosine-type recombinase/integrase produces the protein MPLSVSGQQIHNNPAIAYLVSLGSKRSRQTMKSFLNIVAKMLGYQNVQDCTWNALRRHHVQAIMEMLSDSGKAPATINTYLAALKGVALEAWTMKQIDTDSFQHIKQVRSVRGNRLPKGRALDRYEIKTLFFTCENDFSTKGLRDAAIIGVLVGCGLRRSEIISLDLKHVIRREQALRVMGKGNKERLSYMPEGTWERLNRWIDEIRGDYAGPLFTRIRRDDDVTDNRLSDQAIYHILETRRIESGLEKFAPHDLRRTFASAMLDNGEDIVTVKDAMGHSSITTTQKYDRRGDERLKNAAKNLNF
- a CDS encoding FNR family transcription factor — protein: MIPEKRIIRRIQSGGCAIHCQNCSISQLCIPFTLNEHELDQLDNIIERKKPIQKGQTLFKAGDALKSLYAIRSGTIKSYTITEEGDEQITGFHLAGDLVGFDAIINTEHPSFAQALETSMVCEIPFETLDDLSGKMPNLRQQMMRLMSGEIKGDQEMILLLSKKNAEERLAAFIYNLSSRFAQRGFSPREFRLTMTRGDIGNYLGLTVETISRLLGRFQKNGILGVKGKYIAVENMEKLTELAGKAPACVS
- a CDS encoding pyridoxal phosphate-dependent decarboxylase family protein, encoding MTKPLYTNLNVDALFLGPKSENAVFFREMMDYAVSEHMHWRSGFHPEDATLVTSVDRYEHNYRETLYRTEGILNQLSAKLKNTSIPFFSPRYLGHINSDTLMVSNLAYVMAMMYNPNNCTYEVSPTTTELELESGLDLCRMLGYDPQRAWGHITSGGTVANYEGLWVARNLKTLPFAVSQHPETKELVSHKSQKQLMNMPTAEVLDLISELQRRGIFDEIRNMTCRGTGSKTEILGKLLVPQSKHYSWMKAADILGIGQENIIPLPVNEHYQTDIGKMREITFDLIEKGEPILAMIGVVGTTEVGAIDRIDEVIALRQECEERYGESFYIHVDAAYAGYACSMLLNEQGEFMEYDDLVNYHHTLGIIPENISWPKPEVYQSFKALRYVDSITVDPHKVGFIQYSAGAICMKDKRILDLISSRALYVFEENDNQSNFPASNRGILGASIMEGSKAGATAAALWAAHRLLPLNISGYGKVIAAGIVTANQLLDKMANMLPIEVGEYRFKMYIMPTPDFHMINFTFKEVGNASLINHNALNKRIYELCSYSSGRAYSNDFLTSSTILDYKEYGDTPWYYAEKCGFSRSEWENTHRVYVLRAAVMTHCLRNPEHFDEYWKQLQTIFAKKLTQLVDEEEKKSRQILNREESFLN
- the pntB gene encoding Re/Si-specific NAD(P)(+) transhydrogenase subunit beta, translated to MSNGVVTAAYIVAAILFIFSLAGLSRHESSRRGNIFGIAGMAIALIATILGPDAGKVGWIILAMIIGAVIGIRLAKKVEMTEMPELIAILHSFVGLAAVLVGFNSFITHDIFATPIMENIHLTEVFLGIFIGSVTFTGSIVAFGKLRGKISSKPLMLPHRHKLNLAALIVSFVLIVIFIKTQSVGLQVFTMLVMTAIALAFGWHLVASIGGADMPVVVSMLNSYSGWAAAAAGFLLSNDLLIVTGALVGSSGAILSYIMCKAMNRSFISVIAGGFGTDGTSTGDEQEMGEYRETNAEDVAELLKNSTSVIITPGYGMAVAQAQYPVHDITAKLREKGVKVRFGIHPVAGRLPGHMNVLLAEAKVSYDIVLEMDEINNDFTETDTVLVIGANDTVNPAAQEDPHSPIAGMPVLEVWKAQNVIVFKRSMNTGYAGVQNPLFFKENTQMLFGDAKASVEAILRAL
- the uspE gene encoding universal stress protein UspE translates to MANYQNLLVAIDPNQDDQPALRRAVYIVQRNGGRIKAFLPIYDLSYEMTTLLSPEERNAMRKGVIGQRIAWIKKQAHYYLESGIDIEIKVVWHGHPYEAIIQEVITGKHDLLLKMAHQHSLLESMIFTPLDWHLLRKCPCPVWMVKDQAWPEKDSAVVAVNLSNEESYHTALNLKLVKETQDLANRIVKEPLIHLVSAYPTAPLNIAMELPDFNPSVYNQALRGQHLVAMKELRQKFYIDEQQTHVHEGLPEKVIPEICDELNTGVVVLGILGRTGLSAAFLGNTAEHVIDKLKCDLLAIKPDGFVCPISVDEE